In Synergistaceae bacterium, a genomic segment contains:
- the lepB gene encoding signal peptidase I: protein MPKPWWRETIETVFWALILALILRTFVIQAFWIPSSSMVPTLEIGDRVLVLKFWYSLPKTEPERGQIAVFKYPVDPRRDFVKRIIGLPGEKVEIRDGTVYINEKELFEPYVKNTDTYDMEPIEVPDKKYFCLGDNRPNSQDGRFWGFVPKKFLRGPAVFRYWPITRIGLIK, encoded by the coding sequence ATGCCGAAACCATGGTGGCGTGAAACAATTGAAACTGTTTTTTGGGCTTTGATATTAGCTCTTATATTAAGGACTTTTGTTATCCAAGCTTTTTGGATTCCAAGCTCTTCTATGGTCCCAACATTAGAAATAGGGGATCGAGTACTTGTTTTAAAGTTTTGGTATTCTTTACCAAAAACAGAGCCTGAAAGAGGACAAATAGCTGTATTTAAGTATCCAGTTGACCCCAGAAGGGATTTCGTGAAAAGAATAATCGGGTTACCCGGAGAGAAAGTCGAAATACGCGATGGTACAGTCTACATAAATGAGAAAGAATTATTTGAACCCTACGTTAAAAATACAGATACATACGACATGGAACCTATAGAAGTCCCAGATAAAAAATATTTTTGTTTGGGAGATAATAGACCCAATTCTCAAGACGGACGCTTCTGGGGATTTGTGCCCAAGAAATTTTTGAGAGGTCCCGCTGTTTTTAGATATTGGCCAATAACGAGGATTGGATTAATTAAATAA
- the rsgA gene encoding GTPase RsgA, translating to MGRTVWYPGHMAKGKRQLEALANTIDFIIEVRDARAPNLSSSPLLDIFENRIQIIVVLSKADLSEKNVSNEWVRFLNKQGMMAQSLDLRKGNVSKLKKDITRKKPYYRDLRLAVVGIPNVGKSILINQLVGRKAALVGGVPGVTKGVSWFRGQGFLLADSPGILDPHSDKRAHRILSWIGSSKGQVIGSYEEHAKECISFMIKKDIWSGLEKTWGIKPEGTTSDILKNIGNRLGKLLPGGVIDLETSGKIFLEAFATGKFGCMSLEKPNEPPLWELL from the coding sequence ATGGGCCGTACAGTTTGGTACCCTGGCCATATGGCAAAAGGCAAGAGACAGTTAGAAGCACTTGCCAATACAATAGATTTTATAATTGAGGTTCGGGACGCTAGGGCCCCGAACCTTTCTTCGTCCCCCTTATTAGATATTTTTGAAAATAGAATTCAAATAATAGTGGTTCTTTCAAAAGCAGATTTGTCTGAAAAAAACGTATCTAATGAATGGGTTCGTTTTTTAAATAAACAAGGCATGATGGCACAATCCTTAGACCTAAGAAAAGGGAATGTAAGTAAACTAAAAAAAGATATAACGAGAAAGAAGCCTTATTACAGAGATCTGAGATTGGCGGTTGTGGGCATACCTAACGTTGGGAAATCAATCCTAATTAATCAACTTGTTGGACGTAAAGCAGCATTAGTAGGGGGAGTCCCAGGTGTAACAAAAGGTGTCTCGTGGTTTAGAGGTCAAGGATTCCTATTGGCAGATTCCCCGGGGATACTTGATCCGCACAGTGACAAAAGAGCTCATAGAATTCTTTCTTGGATTGGATCATCAAAAGGACAAGTAATAGGTAGTTACGAAGAACACGCAAAAGAGTGCATATCTTTTATGATTAAAAAAGATATTTGGTCTGGATTAGAGAAAACATGGGGTATAAAACCTGAAGGTACAACTTCAGATATATTAAAAAATATTGGGAATAGGTTGGGAAAACTATTACCCGGTGGTGTTATAGATTTGGAAACTTCAGGCAAGATTTTTCTAGAAGCCTTTGCTACAGGAAAATTTGGATGTATGAGTTTGGAAAAACCCAATGAGCCTCCTCTATGGGAGCTTCTTTAA
- a CDS encoding ribonuclease HII, with translation MLGHIPVIAGTDEVGRGPLAGPVVAAAVIINKRQHAILLGEGLRDSKKISHKIRMRLFLRLSELGVVWRAQAASPQKIDSINILQASLWCMRRAIEKLPIVPDLVLVDGNQNIPNVSIKQKCIVKGDDRVPVIALASVIAKVLRDNAMIELDKIYSEYGFASNKGYPSLKHREKLKKIGPSPIHRMSFRGVLISEENVS, from the coding sequence ATGCTGGGGCATATTCCTGTAATAGCTGGTACTGATGAAGTTGGACGCGGTCCTTTAGCAGGTCCTGTTGTTGCAGCAGCAGTAATTATAAATAAACGCCAACACGCTATTCTTCTAGGAGAAGGACTGCGCGATTCAAAAAAAATCTCTCATAAAATAAGAATGAGGCTTTTTTTACGATTGTCAGAACTAGGAGTTGTTTGGAGGGCACAGGCTGCATCTCCCCAAAAAATAGATAGTATCAATATATTACAAGCATCATTGTGGTGCATGAGAAGAGCCATTGAAAAACTTCCTATTGTTCCGGACTTAGTTCTTGTTGACGGGAATCAGAACATTCCTAATGTATCTATAAAACAGAAATGTATTGTCAAAGGAGATGACAGGGTTCCGGTGATAGCTTTAGCATCAGTGATAGCAAAAGTATTACGCGATAATGCAATGATTGAATTAGATAAAATCTATTCTGAATATGGCTTTGCATCTAATAAGGGATATCCCTCCTTAAAACATAGAGAAAAATTAAAAAAAATTGGCCCCTCTCCAATACATAGGATGTCTTTTAGAGGTGTGCTCATTTCTGAAGAAAATGTCTCTTGA
- a CDS encoding YraN family protein: MSLERALELYIKEHAVKKRDIKETETISLPKHLRLGRMGEDIACEYLVSNDYEIIDRNVRYRWGEIDIIAKDSETCDLVFVEVRTRTIGKIMPPDKTVGPEKLKKLIRSCRTWVENKQYSAFWRIDLLAITVKEDNSYDTEHIKNITEAIL; this comes from the coding sequence ATGTCTCTTGAGAGAGCACTTGAACTTTATATTAAAGAGCATGCAGTAAAGAAGAGAGATATAAAAGAAACTGAAACTATTTCTCTTCCAAAACATTTACGTCTAGGTAGAATGGGAGAAGATATCGCGTGCGAGTATTTGGTATCTAACGATTATGAAATAATCGATAGAAACGTCAGGTATCGTTGGGGCGAAATAGATATCATTGCAAAAGACAGTGAAACCTGTGACTTAGTTTTTGTAGAAGTTCGAACGAGAACGATTGGCAAGATAATGCCCCCTGATAAAACAGTAGGACCAGAAAAACTCAAAAAACTTATTCGATCGTGTAGGACTTGGGTAGAGAACAAACAATACTCCGCTTTTTGGAGAATAGACCTTCTGGCAATTACGGTAAAAGAAGATAATTCTTACGATACTGAACACATAAAAAATATCACGGAGGCGATACTGTGA